The following coding sequences are from one Natrarchaeobaculum sulfurireducens window:
- a CDS encoding metal-dependent hydrolase has product MAPTLVNVAVGVLLGLALLGAAFDRRSIVVVALAAATPDLDAVASLVIDGATNALFHTLLLPGVAFVGLYWDTCYRERSWLGERYGWYGIRVAWVALAAYVVAGIGVDLFRPDGVNLLYPLHDRFYAVVGTFLLSSQDGVHLTFVERGEGLFWLTSPGTTADHHVASWVNPTPGTGLETGVERELHLVRTGWQLIVVSAATVALTIRLWEAR; this is encoded by the coding sequence ATGGCACCGACTCTCGTGAACGTGGCCGTCGGCGTCCTCCTCGGGCTGGCGTTGCTGGGAGCGGCGTTCGACCGGCGATCGATCGTCGTCGTTGCCCTCGCGGCTGCGACACCGGATCTCGATGCAGTCGCGAGCCTTGTGATCGACGGCGCGACGAACGCCCTCTTTCATACGCTGTTGCTCCCCGGCGTCGCGTTCGTCGGTCTCTACTGGGACACCTGTTACCGCGAGCGCTCCTGGCTCGGCGAGCGCTACGGCTGGTACGGCATCCGCGTCGCCTGGGTCGCCCTCGCGGCCTACGTCGTCGCTGGGATCGGCGTCGACCTCTTCCGCCCTGACGGCGTCAATCTCCTCTACCCGCTCCACGACCGGTTTTACGCCGTCGTTGGTACGTTCCTCCTCTCGAGTCAGGACGGGGTCCACCTCACCTTCGTCGAGCGTGGCGAGGGCCTGTTCTGGCTCACCTCGCCGGGGACGACGGCTGATCACCACGTCGCCTCCTGGGTGAATCCGACGCCGGGAACCGGCCTTGAGACGGGCGTCGAACGCGAACTGCATCTGGTGAGAACGGGCTGGCAACTGATCGTCGTGAGTGCAGCCACGGTCGCGCTCACGATCCGGCTCTGGGAGGCACGCTGA
- a CDS encoding NAD+ synthase — protein MSTDDATFVYSSTDIETDPLIMDLTRLEAVRSRLVESIRRAVDDASAEGVVVAMSGGLDSTVTAVLAVEALGRERVLGLGLPCHKTDREHAIEARTIADGLGIEYHEIQLRPLLEAFERTASSELEPAGDDADRPNERTHELGNAVARFRMTCAYYAANRRSRLVLGTANRSELLLGYFTKYGDGAADAFPIGDLYKTEVRALAERLGVPRRIVTKEPSAGFFAGQTDLEELGAPYSVIDPLLCRLVDDGQPIADAAKALEIDRQTARSIAWMAAETAHKRTVPPTPGLDGRDDQGRQFRRRS, from the coding sequence ATGAGTACAGATGATGCGACGTTCGTCTATTCCAGCACCGATATCGAGACTGATCCGTTGATAATGGACCTCACACGACTCGAGGCCGTTCGTTCGCGCCTCGTCGAGTCGATCCGGAGAGCCGTCGACGATGCAAGCGCCGAGGGCGTCGTCGTCGCGATGAGCGGCGGACTCGACTCGACGGTAACGGCCGTCCTCGCCGTCGAAGCGCTCGGCCGCGAACGCGTGCTCGGGCTCGGTCTTCCGTGTCACAAGACCGATCGCGAACACGCTATCGAGGCTCGCACCATCGCAGACGGGCTGGGAATCGAGTATCACGAGATTCAGCTCCGACCGCTCCTCGAGGCGTTCGAGCGGACTGCCAGCTCCGAACTCGAGCCCGCCGGTGACGACGCGGATCGACCGAACGAACGAACCCATGAACTCGGAAACGCCGTCGCTCGATTCCGGATGACGTGTGCGTACTACGCCGCGAACCGCCGATCACGACTCGTCCTCGGGACCGCGAACCGCTCTGAGCTGTTGCTTGGCTACTTCACGAAGTACGGCGACGGTGCGGCCGACGCCTTCCCGATCGGTGACCTCTACAAGACGGAGGTCCGTGCGCTCGCCGAGCGCCTCGGCGTTCCTCGTCGAATCGTCACCAAGGAACCGTCTGCCGGATTCTTCGCGGGGCAGACCGACCTCGAGGAACTCGGTGCCCCATACAGCGTGATCGATCCGCTGCTGTGTCGACTCGTCGACGACGGCCAGCCCATCGCCGACGCCGCCAAAGCGCTCGAGATCGATCGACAGACGGCGCGCTCGATCGCCTGGATGGCAGCCGAGACGGCGCACAAACGAACCGTTCCACCGACGCCGGGCCTCGACGGCCGCGACGATCAGGGTCGCCAGTTCAGACGTCGCTCGTGA
- a CDS encoding PhlB family protein, with protein sequence MGFFESLGRKVGEFTHEAKQAADEGASYVCTDCGERFYTDQGDCPACGSDAVVEREPPDTASEAVDTDGSTESDTHLEDEAALDDET encoded by the coding sequence ATGGGCTTTTTCGAATCCCTCGGACGGAAGGTCGGCGAGTTCACCCACGAGGCCAAGCAAGCGGCCGACGAGGGGGCGAGCTACGTCTGTACGGACTGTGGCGAGCGATTCTACACGGACCAGGGGGACTGTCCGGCGTGTGGCAGCGACGCCGTCGTCGAGCGCGAGCCACCTGACACTGCCTCCGAAGCGGTCGACACGGACGGCTCGACGGAGTCGGATACACACCTCGAAGACGAAGCCGCGCTCGATGACGAGACGTAG
- a CDS encoding polysaccharide deacetylase family protein, which translates to MERRSYLTTMAAIAGVPVSNRLGTGDDESDGSETDDEIEGDPRPPSELIGTFDDFESLEPWRAYQDIGSISSTTEYAPDGGQAALLEPREDDGQVRVRRELDEPIDVRAVAPGITVAADRDARVRLQLQDSSGHYVEFSRQVRSEMPFVSDNFGLSRVSGEPDLTDVVTVQIVSWFGENADGRLVIDDLYFVPTVGTGTVCLQFHGGYESHYSDALEILEDADTDVPATAFVPTDRIASEDRLTIDQLETLSSAGWTVGSYGARGTPINGSGEVMESNVASPVDWLTGHGFDDGARFLAVPGSQYSEASYEAVQTHYDLAFSGWGLSQGYPSDPHRCAVIVDPDREQAVELLEWTAARGGFTSIAFTTLDSDEDRETLEELVSRLEELAAADLLRVGTPEDLLDAANELEAIGSGDEDSDDVVDDPDEQALEDEETAEAVDPDEEVIEEVEQNEFEGVDEDSETDERSGSESESESESESESEPESAVDQSTDGDSLEVTEDDGIGTSGGTGSSENTSETAGRGWEEIDP; encoded by the coding sequence ATGGAACGGCGATCGTATTTGACGACGATGGCAGCGATTGCAGGTGTGCCGGTTTCGAACCGGTTGGGAACCGGCGACGACGAGTCTGACGGGAGCGAAACCGACGACGAGATCGAGGGCGATCCTCGTCCACCCAGCGAACTCATCGGCACGTTCGACGACTTCGAATCACTCGAACCGTGGCGCGCCTACCAGGATATCGGGTCGATTTCGTCGACGACGGAGTACGCGCCCGATGGCGGACAGGCAGCGCTCCTCGAGCCGAGAGAAGACGACGGACAGGTGCGCGTGCGTCGAGAGCTGGACGAACCGATCGACGTCAGGGCCGTCGCCCCCGGCATTACGGTCGCTGCCGACCGGGACGCGAGGGTTCGACTCCAGTTACAGGACAGTTCGGGCCACTACGTCGAGTTCAGTCGACAGGTCCGAAGCGAGATGCCGTTCGTGAGCGACAACTTCGGACTGTCGCGTGTCAGCGGCGAGCCCGACCTCACCGATGTGGTCACTGTCCAGATCGTCAGCTGGTTCGGCGAGAACGCCGACGGGCGACTCGTGATCGACGACCTCTACTTCGTGCCGACCGTCGGAACCGGAACCGTCTGTCTCCAGTTTCACGGCGGGTACGAGTCCCACTACTCCGACGCTCTCGAGATCCTCGAGGACGCTGACACCGACGTTCCAGCGACAGCGTTCGTTCCAACGGATCGAATCGCCAGCGAGGATCGGCTGACGATCGACCAGCTCGAGACGCTCTCCTCAGCAGGGTGGACGGTCGGCAGTTACGGTGCCCGCGGAACGCCGATCAACGGCTCCGGCGAGGTGATGGAGTCGAACGTCGCCAGCCCGGTCGACTGGCTCACCGGACACGGCTTCGACGACGGGGCTCGGTTCCTCGCCGTTCCCGGGTCGCAGTATTCAGAAGCGTCCTACGAGGCGGTTCAAACTCACTACGACCTGGCGTTTTCGGGCTGGGGACTCTCACAGGGGTATCCCTCCGACCCACATCGCTGTGCGGTAATCGTCGATCCGGATCGGGAGCAGGCGGTCGAACTGCTCGAGTGGACGGCCGCCCGTGGCGGCTTCACCTCGATCGCGTTCACCACGCTCGACAGCGACGAGGATCGCGAGACGCTCGAGGAACTGGTGTCTCGGCTCGAGGAACTGGCGGCCGCTGACCTGCTCCGCGTGGGAACGCCCGAGGACCTGCTCGACGCCGCGAACGAACTCGAGGCGATCGGCAGCGGTGACGAGGACAGCGACGACGTGGTCGACGATCCCGACGAGCAGGCACTCGAGGACGAAGAGACAGCGGAGGCCGTCGATCCCGACGAGGAAGTGATCGAAGAAGTCGAGCAGAACGAATTCGAGGGTGTCGACGAGGATTCGGAGACGGACGAGCGTTCAGGTTCGGAGTCAGAGTCAGAGTCGGAGTCGGAGTCGGAGTCGGAACCTGAATCAGCGGTGGACCAATCTACGGACGGCGACTCACTCGAGGTGACAGAAGACGACGGTATCGGCACTTCAGGGGGGACCGGATCATCGGAAAATACGTCCGAAACAGCGGGCCGTGGGTGGGAGGAGATCGACCCGTAG
- a CDS encoding PINc/VapC family ATPase, with the protein MNVVPDTSVVIDGRVSTAIADGQFEGATISVPEAVVAELEAQANDGIETGWDGLEELKRLADLADDGTIELEYVGERPNAIERGHASEGEIDALIRDLAEELGGTFLTSDVVQAEVAEAKGLEVERVSPEVRKVETLAVENYFDEATMSVHLKTGMVPMAKRGDLGEMHYEPIADEPLEEGTMDEYAREIVDAAKESPDGFLELSEPGMKIVQFRDYRIAIGRPPFADGIEITAVRPIAQTDIEDYENAAELKERLLERQRGVLISGAPGAGKSTFAQAVARFISTNDYAVKTMEKPRDLQVGPEITQYTELAGEMAKTADALLMVRPDYTIYDEVRKTDDFEVFADMRLAGVGMIGVVHATRPIDALQRLVGRVELGMIPQVVDTVVYIDAGEVNTVYDVRTEVKVPAGLTEEDLARPVIQVTNFQTGEPEYEIYTFNRQVVTVPLVDEEGGPGHESGVDRIAKQEIEREIRSIARGYVDVELKTQDRAVVYVEQDDISTVIGKGGGRITDVENRLGIDIDVRTHDENPHHGGGGAAGGTTANGRGGQAAGQLVTPEITSRHIVVPVDGNHGETVEVQAGGDYLFTATVSRGGEIQVSRGSAIADELEQAIDRTEPVTVVPSS; encoded by the coding sequence ATGAACGTCGTGCCGGACACGAGCGTGGTCATCGATGGCCGCGTCTCGACGGCGATTGCAGACGGGCAGTTCGAGGGAGCGACGATTTCGGTGCCGGAAGCCGTCGTCGCGGAACTCGAGGCGCAGGCAAACGACGGTATCGAGACCGGCTGGGACGGCCTGGAGGAGCTCAAACGGCTCGCCGATCTCGCCGACGACGGTACCATCGAACTCGAGTACGTCGGCGAGCGGCCGAACGCGATCGAGCGCGGCCATGCCTCCGAGGGCGAGATCGACGCGCTGATCCGCGACCTCGCCGAGGAACTCGGGGGGACCTTTCTCACGAGTGACGTCGTTCAGGCCGAGGTGGCTGAAGCGAAGGGCCTCGAGGTCGAACGCGTCTCGCCCGAAGTACGGAAAGTCGAGACGCTTGCCGTCGAGAACTACTTCGACGAGGCGACGATGAGCGTTCACCTCAAGACGGGGATGGTCCCGATGGCCAAACGGGGCGACCTCGGCGAGATGCACTACGAGCCGATCGCCGATGAGCCACTCGAGGAGGGGACGATGGACGAGTACGCCCGCGAGATCGTCGACGCTGCCAAAGAGTCCCCGGACGGCTTTCTCGAACTCTCGGAGCCGGGCATGAAGATCGTCCAGTTTCGTGACTACCGGATCGCGATCGGCCGACCGCCCTTTGCCGATGGTATCGAGATCACCGCGGTTCGGCCGATCGCACAGACCGACATCGAAGACTACGAGAACGCCGCGGAGCTGAAAGAGCGACTGCTCGAGCGCCAGCGCGGTGTCCTGATCTCGGGTGCGCCGGGTGCCGGCAAGTCGACGTTCGCACAGGCGGTCGCTCGGTTCATCTCGACCAACGACTACGCGGTCAAGACGATGGAGAAACCGCGTGACCTGCAGGTCGGCCCGGAGATCACGCAGTACACCGAACTGGCCGGCGAGATGGCCAAGACTGCGGATGCTCTGTTGATGGTCCGTCCGGATTACACCATCTACGACGAAGTCCGCAAGACGGACGACTTCGAGGTTTTCGCGGACATGCGTCTGGCCGGCGTCGGCATGATCGGCGTCGTCCACGCGACCCGGCCGATCGACGCCCTCCAGCGACTCGTCGGCCGCGTCGAACTCGGGATGATCCCCCAGGTCGTCGACACCGTCGTTTACATCGACGCTGGCGAGGTCAACACCGTCTACGACGTCCGGACGGAGGTGAAAGTCCCCGCGGGCCTCACCGAGGAGGACCTGGCCCGGCCAGTTATCCAGGTCACCAACTTCCAGACCGGCGAGCCGGAGTACGAAATCTATACGTTCAACCGCCAGGTCGTCACCGTGCCGCTCGTAGACGAAGAGGGTGGCCCCGGCCACGAATCCGGCGTCGACCGCATCGCCAAACAGGAGATCGAACGCGAGATTCGCTCGATCGCCCGTGGCTACGTCGACGTCGAACTCAAAACCCAGGACCGTGCCGTCGTCTACGTCGAACAGGACGACATTTCGACCGTTATTGGCAAAGGCGGCGGCCGCATCACGGACGTCGAGAACCGCCTGGGCATCGATATCGACGTCCGAACCCACGACGAGAACCCCCACCACGGCGGCGGAGGCGCCGCTGGCGGCACGACTGCAAACGGCCGCGGCGGCCAGGCAGCCGGGCAACTCGTCACTCCCGAGATCACCTCGAGACACATCGTTGTCCCCGTCGACGGTAACCACGGCGAGACCGTCGAGGTCCAGGCCGGCGGTGACTACCTCTTCACCGCCACCGTCAGTCGCGGCGGCGAGATCCAGGTCTCGAGGGGGAGTGCAATCGCCGACGAGTTAGAACAGGCGATCGACCGGACGGAGCCGGTTACGGTCGTTCCGTCGTCGTAA
- a CDS encoding M20 family metallopeptidase, with product MTETLIELATRLAAVSSHEDETAAGDEIEAWLCAETDADVRRDEVGNVIARNGAGERSLALVGHHDVVAPADEQVTDDGNYIVEACDGRLYGRGTADMKGAVAAAMLAFRDIDVAGTSSERTSSDDASLPGELVFASFVGEEVGGVGARHAIDEGFSPDYAIVGEGSTGYSSPGVTDVAVAHKGRRGSTITAHGSAAHASEPDAGENAIYRATDAVSLIRTLEAPTVEVAGESLEGSVVVTEIDGGTAMNVVPDRCDVTVDERTVPGERAAIERLEDLEGVEWTVDQDLPPMRCGDEAFAGGVLQTADSVQSGSPEFVTKPHATDAGWLAAAGTECVICGPAEPGEAHTADESVSVAVLERCYRIYRGAAENWLG from the coding sequence GTGACAGAGACACTCATCGAACTGGCAACGAGGTTGGCTGCCGTCTCGAGCCACGAGGACGAAACGGCCGCCGGCGACGAGATCGAGGCGTGGTTGTGCGCGGAGACGGACGCCGACGTTCGGCGCGACGAGGTCGGGAACGTCATCGCGCGGAACGGAGCAGGCGAGCGCTCACTGGCGCTGGTCGGCCACCATGACGTCGTCGCGCCCGCTGACGAACAGGTGACAGACGACGGCAACTACATCGTCGAAGCGTGCGACGGCCGTCTCTACGGACGCGGCACGGCGGACATGAAGGGGGCAGTCGCAGCCGCGATGCTCGCGTTCCGTGATATCGACGTGGCAGGTACCTCGAGCGAGCGGACGTCGTCGGACGACGCCAGCTTACCCGGCGAACTCGTCTTCGCGAGTTTCGTCGGCGAAGAGGTCGGCGGCGTGGGCGCTCGCCACGCGATCGACGAGGGCTTTTCCCCCGACTACGCCATCGTCGGCGAGGGCTCGACGGGCTACTCGAGCCCCGGCGTCACCGACGTTGCCGTCGCCCACAAGGGCCGCCGCGGGAGTACGATCACTGCCCACGGAAGCGCCGCCCACGCGAGCGAACCCGATGCTGGCGAGAACGCCATCTACCGGGCCACCGACGCCGTCTCCCTGATACGAACGCTCGAGGCCCCTACCGTCGAGGTCGCAGGCGAGTCCCTCGAAGGGAGCGTCGTCGTCACGGAAATCGACGGCGGAACGGCGATGAACGTCGTCCCCGACCGCTGTGACGTGACGGTCGACGAGCGGACGGTTCCCGGCGAGCGTGCCGCCATAGAGCGCCTCGAGGATCTCGAGGGCGTCGAGTGGACCGTCGACCAGGACCTCCCGCCGATGCGGTGTGGCGACGAGGCGTTCGCCGGTGGCGTCCTCCAGACCGCCGACAGCGTGCAGTCAGGATCACCGGAGTTTGTGACCAAACCCCACGCGACCGATGCGGGCTGGCTCGCGGCGGCGGGAACCGAGTGTGTCATCTGCGGTCCCGCAGAGCCGGGTGAGGCTCACACCGCAGACGAGAGCGTGTCGGTGGCGGTGCTCGAGCGATGTTACCGGATCTATCGGGGAGCCGCCGAAAACTGGCTGGGGTGA
- a CDS encoding metal-dependent hydrolase, with the protein MPSTVVHVGFAILLAAGLLKGAFDRRALAIILVIVVLPEADTLAGPWMDGAHRALLHTLTIPIVAGAWLTWDTRLREPEQSWLRTRWGDWGVRVAWVALFVHLFAHVLLDWAHLEGINLFYPVYDRFFRLEGELVLSSSEGLVQTFVEIHTDPETGDRTADAGSVGTTADTHVANPVELSAEPEPDDPILLPIAESGWQLYLALTGVFVLVARRFQDRRDE; encoded by the coding sequence ATGCCGTCGACGGTCGTCCACGTCGGATTCGCCATCCTGCTCGCAGCGGGGCTGTTGAAAGGTGCGTTCGACCGACGGGCGCTCGCGATCATCCTCGTCATCGTGGTGCTCCCCGAAGCCGACACCCTGGCTGGTCCCTGGATGGACGGTGCCCACCGGGCGCTGTTACACACCCTGACCATCCCCATCGTCGCTGGGGCCTGGCTCACCTGGGACACTCGCCTCCGGGAGCCGGAGCAATCGTGGCTGCGCACTCGCTGGGGTGACTGGGGCGTCCGCGTCGCCTGGGTCGCACTCTTCGTCCATCTGTTCGCCCACGTGCTGCTCGACTGGGCGCACCTCGAGGGAATCAACCTCTTTTACCCCGTCTACGACCGGTTTTTCCGCCTCGAGGGCGAACTGGTGCTCTCCTCGAGCGAAGGACTCGTTCAGACGTTCGTCGAGATCCACACCGATCCCGAGACTGGCGATCGAACGGCGGACGCCGGGTCGGTGGGGACGACTGCTGACACCCACGTTGCGAATCCAGTCGAGCTGTCTGCCGAGCCGGAACCGGACGATCCGATCCTGCTGCCGATCGCCGAGAGCGGCTGGCAGCTCTATCTCGCGCTCACTGGCGTGTTCGTGCTGGTAGCTCGACGATTTCAGGACCGCCGGGACGAGTGA
- a CDS encoding winged helix-turn-helix transcriptional regulator produces the protein MVDTDGEDIEDLPPSAKLVFKVLEYDGPLTQKQIVKESMLSARTVRYALERLEDIGIVDEDIYFADARQSLYRLEEPVAADGSGVDETPKKDACCAE, from the coding sequence ATGGTAGACACCGACGGGGAGGACATCGAAGACCTGCCTCCGAGCGCCAAACTCGTCTTCAAGGTACTCGAGTACGACGGGCCGCTGACACAAAAACAGATCGTCAAGGAGTCGATGCTGTCAGCGCGGACCGTCCGGTACGCACTCGAGCGACTGGAGGATATCGGCATCGTTGACGAGGACATCTACTTTGCGGACGCGAGACAGAGTCTCTACCGACTCGAAGAGCCGGTCGCGGCAGACGGAAGCGGCGTCGACGAGACCCCGAAGAAAGACGCCTGCTGCGCGGAGTGA
- a CDS encoding globin-coupled sensor protein → MDPEETFGRGKLNERIDPERLVDRIGLDEAEVSWRKTFIGFDEEDERRLSDLEPVLRENQERIADDFYEAILEYERTQSVIGRSPKGVGSLKQTQRAYLVSLATGSYDLDYFHNRARIGKLHEMIDMPLHFYVGQYGVYYDLLLERLNDRVQNRVVDAVEEWANERDDTGGGLGGLASALGLGGSDDPTLEESFETTVRDAIDDGMMDVLSLLRIINLDMQVAADTYVDSYAQRLERSIERRKRLAREVEHDVRRPIEELHEASEVVAGRAETISGHTASQASAVDAVAGDLSEVSAAVEEIAAAAGEVHADSERTERLAAEGVGAADEAIADLEELEAVTDRAATAADTLEAKTDEIDAVLDRLEGVAERTAILAKNAKIEASRSDSEDAGPMRVIAEEVDSFASQTRSDLEAIEDAVLAVREEAAETASATEQTVERVDDGTEHVHETIASLEEIHESAQATASSMEDVAVATDQQARNVERAATTVDDVAQTADQVAAAAESVAAASEEQTASLQDVVETVSRLTDEENGATETSQ, encoded by the coding sequence ATGGATCCGGAGGAGACGTTCGGCCGTGGGAAACTGAACGAGCGCATCGATCCCGAGCGGCTCGTCGACCGCATCGGCCTCGACGAAGCCGAAGTTTCGTGGCGAAAGACGTTCATCGGGTTCGACGAGGAAGACGAACGGCGACTCTCCGACCTCGAACCCGTCTTACGAGAGAATCAAGAGCGAATCGCCGACGACTTCTACGAGGCGATCCTCGAGTACGAGCGCACGCAATCGGTTATCGGGCGCTCGCCGAAAGGCGTCGGATCGCTCAAGCAGACCCAGCGGGCCTATCTCGTCTCACTCGCGACCGGGTCGTACGATCTGGACTACTTCCACAATCGCGCTCGGATCGGCAAGCTCCACGAGATGATCGACATGCCGTTGCACTTCTACGTCGGTCAGTACGGCGTCTACTACGACCTGTTGCTCGAGCGGCTGAACGACCGGGTTCAGAATCGGGTCGTCGACGCCGTCGAAGAGTGGGCCAACGAACGCGACGACACCGGCGGCGGGCTCGGAGGACTGGCCAGCGCACTCGGACTGGGTGGTAGCGACGACCCGACGCTCGAGGAGAGCTTCGAGACGACTGTCAGAGACGCCATCGACGACGGGATGATGGACGTCCTTTCGCTGCTCCGGATCATCAACCTCGACATGCAGGTCGCCGCCGACACGTACGTCGATTCCTACGCACAGCGCCTCGAGCGGTCGATCGAACGACGAAAACGATTGGCGCGTGAGGTCGAACACGACGTCAGGCGACCGATCGAAGAACTCCACGAGGCGAGCGAAGTCGTCGCGGGTCGAGCCGAGACGATCAGCGGCCACACCGCGAGCCAGGCGTCGGCCGTCGACGCCGTCGCGGGTGACTTGAGCGAGGTGAGCGCCGCCGTCGAAGAGATCGCAGCTGCCGCCGGGGAAGTTCACGCCGACAGCGAGCGAACCGAGCGCCTCGCCGCTGAAGGCGTTGGGGCGGCCGACGAGGCTATCGCGGACCTCGAGGAACTCGAGGCCGTGACCGACCGCGCCGCGACGGCAGCCGACACTCTCGAGGCGAAGACCGACGAGATCGACGCGGTGCTCGATCGACTCGAGGGAGTCGCCGAGCGAACCGCGATCCTGGCGAAAAACGCGAAGATCGAGGCCAGCCGATCCGACAGCGAAGACGCCGGTCCGATGCGAGTCATCGCAGAGGAAGTCGACTCGTTCGCAAGTCAGACGAGGAGTGATCTTGAGGCGATCGAAGACGCCGTCCTCGCCGTGCGCGAGGAAGCCGCCGAGACCGCCAGCGCTACCGAACAAACGGTCGAACGGGTCGACGACGGGACCGAGCACGTCCACGAGACCATCGCGTCGCTCGAGGAGATCCACGAGTCCGCACAGGCGACGGCCTCGAGCATGGAAGACGTCGCAGTGGCAACCGATCAACAGGCGCGCAACGTCGAGCGCGCGGCGACCACCGTCGACGACGTCGCCCAGACAGCAGACCAGGTCGCGGCCGCCGCGGAGTCAGTCGCCGCTGCAAGCGAAGAACAGACCGCAAGCCTTCAGGACGTCGTCGAGACGGTCTCGAGACTCACCGACGAGGAGAACGGGGCGACCGAAACGAGCCAGTGA